GCGGGCCCGAGGCGCCGCCGACGCGGCCCGATAGCATCGTGTGGACATGGCGACGCAGAGCAGATCGACGAGCGGGTACTCCGCCTGGCGGCTCATCGCGGAGGAGCTGCGCGCCGAGATCCTGCAGGGCACCGTGCCGGCCGGCGCGAAGCTGCCGTCGGAGAGCGAGCTCGCCGACCGCTTCGAGGTGCACCGCCACACCGTGCGGCAGGCCGTCGCGGCGCTCGCCGGGGACGGCCTCGTCGTCTCCCGGCGCGGCAGCGGCACGTTCGTCACCGCGCACGACGTGATCGTCCACCGCATCGGCCTGCGCACCCGGCTCACCGACAGCCTCGGCGGACGCGGGGCCGCGTCCACGGGGGAGCTGCTGGAGTGGGCCGTCGAGGATCCGCCCGCCGAGGTGGCCGAGCGCCTCGCCCTCGCCGGCCGCCCCGCCCTCCGCCTCGAGACGCTGCGCCTGGTCGACGGCCGCCCGGTCGTCCGCGGCACGTCCTGGCTCGTCGACGAGCTCGTGCCCGGGATCGTCGAGCGCTACGGCCCCGACGGATCCATGACCACGGCCCTCCGCGCGGTCGGCGTCGACGACTACCTGCGCGCCACGACCACCGTCACCGGCCGGCTCGCGACCGCCGCCGAGTCGGCGGAGCTGCAGCTGCCGTCCGGCGCGGTCGTGCTCGTGGTCCGGGCGCTCAACACGCTGCCCGACGGCACGCCGCTTCTCCTCAACGTGACCCGCTTCGCGGCCGACCGCGTCGAGCTCGACGTGGAGCACAGCAGGGCGTCAGCGGAGGGCTGAGCCTCGCGCGGGGCGACCCGTGAGCACGCTCGCCACGGCGTCGAGCGCGCCGGGCACGAGCGCGTACCAGGCCCAGGTGCCGCGCTTCTCGCGGGAGAGGATCCCGGCGTCGACCAGCACGCGGCAGTGGTGCGACACCGTGGGCTGCGACAGCCCGAGCCGCCCCGGCAGGTCGCACGCGCAGAGCTCGCCGGCGTCCGCCGCCGCGACCATCGAGACGATGCGGAGGCGGGCCGGATCCGCGATGGCCTTGAGCGCGCCGGACAGCTGCTCGGCGGCGTCCTGGTCGAGCGCCGCGACGCCGAGGGGCGGGCAGCAATCGGCGACGTCGCGCGCGGGGACGCGGACCGGGGTGCTCATGCCCCCATCCTCGCACGCATCGACATCCATCCATATTGACGTGCGTCGATGTACGGGGCATGCTGGCCCCGACGAAGGAGCAGCCATGACCCCGACCCCCGCCGATCCGCCCCGCGCCGTCGCCGACCGCCTCGTCGGGCTCCCCGTCGCCGTGATCGGCGCCGGGCCCGTGGGCCTCGCCGCCGCCGCGCACCTCCGGGAGCGCGGGCTGCCCGTCGTCGTCCTCGAGGCCGGATCCGACGCGGGCGCCGCCGTGCGCACCTGGGCCCACGTGCGGATGTTCTCGCCCTGGTCGGCCGTCGTCGACGACGCCGCCGCGCGGCTGCTCGCCCCCACCGGCTGGATCCTGCCCGGCGGCGCCGCCCCCACCGGCGCCGAGCTCGTCGAGCGCTACCTGGCCCCGCTCGCCGCGACGCCCGAGCTCGCCGCCGTGATCCGGTACGGCGCCCGCGTCGAGGCCGTGAGCCGCGAGGGCATGGACCGCTCGCGCAGCGCGGGCCGCGCCGACGCCCCCTTCCTCCTCCGCGTGCGCACGCCCGCCGGCGTCGAGCACGTCCGGGCGCGCGCCGTGATCGACGCGTCGGGCACCACCGGCACGCCGAACCCGCTGACCGCGGCGGGGCTGGATCCCACGACCGACCTCGGCGACCGGGTCGCGGGCGCGTTCCCCGACGTGCGCGGCGCGGACCGCGCCCGGTTCGCGGGTCGGCGGGTGCTCGTCGTCGGGGCCGGGCACTCGGCGGCGACCGCGGTCATCGCGCTGGCGCGGCTCGCCGAGGAGGCCGCCGGCACGACCGTCGCCTGGCTGGTCCGCACCCCCCGCGTCGCACGGCTGGCGCCCGACGCCGCCGACGAGCTGGTCGGACGCGGGCAGCTCGGCACGCGGGTCCACCGGCTCGTGGCCGAGGGCCGCGTGGAGCACCTGACGGGCGTCGAGATCGACGACGTGCAGGTCGACGGCGACGGGGTGCGCGTCGCGGGCCGGCGCGGCGGGGAGCCGTTCGCGACGACGGCGGACGTGGTGGTGCAGGCCACCGGATCGCGCCCGGACCTCGCGATGCTCCGCGAGGTGCGCCTCGCGCTCGACGACGTGGTGGAGGCGCCCTGCGCGCTCGCCCCGCTCATCGACCCGCAGCTGCACTCGTGCGGATCCGTCCCGCCGCACGGCGCCGCCGAGCTCGCGCACCCGGAGCCCGGC
This is a stretch of genomic DNA from Clavibacter zhangzhiyongii. It encodes these proteins:
- a CDS encoding ArsR/SmtB family transcription factor — encoded protein: MSTPVRVPARDVADCCPPLGVAALDQDAAEQLSGALKAIADPARLRIVSMVAAADAGELCACDLPGRLGLSQPTVSHHCRVLVDAGILSREKRGTWAWYALVPGALDAVASVLTGRPARGSALR
- a CDS encoding NAD(P)-binding domain-containing protein, coding for MTPTPADPPRAVADRLVGLPVAVIGAGPVGLAAAAHLRERGLPVVVLEAGSDAGAAVRTWAHVRMFSPWSAVVDDAAARLLAPTGWILPGGAAPTGAELVERYLAPLAATPELAAVIRYGARVEAVSREGMDRSRSAGRADAPFLLRVRTPAGVEHVRARAVIDASGTTGTPNPLTAAGLDPTTDLGDRVAGAFPDVRGADRARFAGRRVLVVGAGHSAATAVIALARLAEEAAGTTVAWLVRTPRVARLAPDAADELVGRGQLGTRVHRLVAEGRVEHLTGVEIDDVQVDGDGVRVAGRRGGEPFATTADVVVQATGSRPDLAMLREVRLALDDVVEAPCALAPLIDPQLHSCGSVPPHGAAELAHPEPGLFVAGMKSYGRAPTFLLLTGYEQVRSIVAELAGDRAAAREVRLVLPSTGVCSTDVPDDDDAVPSSRGRDLLAVGAPAAIPVASPGGCCA
- the phnF gene encoding phosphonate metabolism transcriptional regulator PhnF → MATQSRSTSGYSAWRLIAEELRAEILQGTVPAGAKLPSESELADRFEVHRHTVRQAVAALAGDGLVVSRRGSGTFVTAHDVIVHRIGLRTRLTDSLGGRGAASTGELLEWAVEDPPAEVAERLALAGRPALRLETLRLVDGRPVVRGTSWLVDELVPGIVERYGPDGSMTTALRAVGVDDYLRATTTVTGRLATAAESAELQLPSGAVVLVVRALNTLPDGTPLLLNVTRFAADRVELDVEHSRASAEG